One window from the genome of Pyrobaculum ferrireducens encodes:
- a CDS encoding phosphoribosylaminoimidazolesuccinocarboxamide synthase, which produces MELVYEGKSKRVWRVGGLYHLEFKDEVTAGDGAVKAAAPGKGALAAELSAVLFAHLAARGVATHFVEYKPPNVLVAVPAEVAPVEVVVRFKAYGSQLKRMPRLKPLQPLSKPLVEFHLKDDALHDPLIYPQDAVEAGLLTWEELAYVEAASLRAAEALRELYDAAGCDLLDVKFEFGRTPRGLVLVDEISGDTFRVLCRGEHLDKEYFRKTRDVEGLLRRYRELLEITKASLGRAGGGAVRQ; this is translated from the coding sequence GTGGAGCTGGTGTACGAAGGGAAGAGCAAGCGGGTTTGGAGGGTGGGCGGCCTCTACCACTTGGAGTTTAAGGACGAGGTTACGGCTGGCGACGGGGCGGTGAAGGCGGCGGCCCCGGGGAAGGGGGCGCTGGCGGCTGAGCTGTCGGCGGTCCTCTTCGCGCACCTCGCCGCCCGCGGCGTCGCAACCCACTTCGTGGAGTACAAGCCGCCTAACGTCCTCGTGGCGGTGCCCGCCGAGGTGGCGCCGGTGGAGGTGGTGGTGCGCTTCAAGGCGTATGGAAGCCAGCTCAAGAGGATGCCTAGGCTCAAGCCCCTCCAGCCCCTGTCGAAGCCGCTTGTGGAGTTTCATCTAAAAGACGACGCGCTTCACGACCCGCTTATATACCCCCAAGACGCTGTGGAGGCGGGCCTCTTGACTTGGGAGGAGCTGGCATATGTGGAGGCGGCGTCTCTGAGGGCCGCGGAGGCGCTTAGGGAGCTGTACGACGCCGCGGGGTGCGACCTCCTAGACGTCAAGTTTGAATTCGGCAGAACCCCCCGGGGCCTCGTCCTAGTCGACGAGATCTCCGGCGACACCTTCAGAGTCCTCTGCAGAGGGGAGCACCTAGACAAGGAGTACTTCCGCAAGACGAGAGACGTGGAGGGCCTCTTGAGGCGCTACAGAGAGCTGTTAGAAATTACGAAAGCCTCCCTGGGGCGGGCCGGCGGCGGGGCAGTTCGCCAGTAG
- a CDS encoding phosphoribosyltransferase family protein: protein MSAGLLALYSFSGEVNLYPLIYYGLKAMSNRGDYAVAYIYGGGGLRRVEVDLSREEAVEARGVAAVGCVYTEDCCREAGDGAACVFGRGFKALGEAAGDAAYVGVDRNGALYAYRPPRLWHLAVGAHGFDFAIVATETAAIEVLGGEVRRSLRGGELLKITRLGVEARGGGPPRELCAMEFIYASRLDSEIDGVEVAAARMKLAELLAKRVKAPVDVVVGVPDTGLYYAAWVAKAIGAWHVPGFVATTRKRSALLDEVKERISAIQLKANVVRHSVRGKGVLVIDDSLISGLTLRQIAQLLRLRAGAREVHAATAAPPLRRQCPHGVKMPPEEHMIFNHLDHKTVEAALELDGLAYLEEEEVRKAIGTSLCTHCLLRR, encoded by the coding sequence ATGTCGGCGGGGCTTCTAGCGCTGTACAGCTTCAGCGGCGAGGTAAACCTCTACCCCCTCATCTACTACGGGCTGAAGGCCATGTCGAACAGAGGGGACTACGCCGTGGCCTACATATACGGCGGAGGCGGCTTGAGGAGGGTCGAGGTGGACCTCTCGCGGGAGGAGGCGGTGGAGGCCAGGGGCGTCGCTGCTGTGGGTTGCGTATACACCGAGGACTGCTGCCGCGAGGCGGGCGACGGCGCGGCCTGCGTCTTCGGCAGGGGGTTCAAGGCCCTGGGCGAGGCGGCGGGCGACGCCGCCTACGTGGGCGTGGACAGAAACGGCGCCCTATACGCCTACAGGCCGCCCCGCCTTTGGCACCTCGCGGTGGGGGCCCACGGCTTCGACTTCGCCATAGTGGCTACGGAAACCGCGGCGATTGAGGTGCTGGGGGGCGAGGTGAGGAGGAGCCTCAGGGGTGGCGAGTTGCTTAAAATCACTAGGCTGGGGGTAGAGGCGCGGGGGGGCGGCCCCCCGAGAGAGCTCTGCGCCATGGAGTTTATATACGCCTCGAGGCTGGACAGCGAGATAGACGGCGTGGAGGTGGCCGCGGCCAGGATGAAGCTTGCGGAGCTACTCGCCAAGCGGGTCAAGGCGCCGGTGGACGTCGTGGTGGGGGTGCCCGACACCGGGCTCTACTACGCGGCGTGGGTGGCTAAGGCGATTGGGGCGTGGCACGTGCCGGGCTTCGTCGCCACCACTAGGAAGAGGAGCGCCCTCCTCGACGAGGTGAAGGAAAGGATCTCCGCCATACAGCTGAAGGCCAACGTGGTTAGGCACTCAGTTAGGGGGAAGGGGGTGCTTGTGATAGACGACAGCCTTATCAGCGGCCTCACCCTGAGGCAGATAGCCCAGCTCCTCAGGCTGAGGGCCGGCGCCAGGGAGGTACACGCCGCCACCGCCGCCCCGCCTCTGAGGAGGCAGTGCCCCCACGGCGTGAAGATGCCCCCGGAGGAGCACATGATTTTCAACCACCTAGATCACAAGACGGTGGAGGCGGCTCTCGAGCTGGACGGCCTGGCCTACCTAGAGGAGGAGGAGGTGAGGAAGGCCATCGGAACGTCGCTGTGCACCCACTGCCTACTGCGGCGTTGA
- a CDS encoding ATP-binding protein has product MIEVLSREYIESLRYVREIPRFFSLPAAGRDVVAVVGPRRVGKTHVLLKTAASLLERGEQALYVSFEHLWTASLDERKLAEEVRRVYPSGEVHLFLDEVQSWPHWDFRLRWLHDVRDFKIYVSGSTSELSAERVPSRLRGRYISRLLLPLSFCEVASAARPETFREVGAARRLFEEYVKWGGFPEVWLSKSLDKVRALVDTVFYRDVVERRRVRDVEGLEALFKTVLENYANPVTWRSLSRSLGLDVKTTAAYIRYLSECYFVHVVERYGPARRRARAPRKLYLVDTSFTYLSKAGLDMGRRLENVVYIELLRKAAARGGRIYYVDVNGVEVDFAYVEGDAVELYEVAYEPDERHAEKLRKAAKRLGASRSVLISWDSEDYGAVPAWRWLLANCPAAGPPQGGFRNF; this is encoded by the coding sequence ATGATTGAGGTTTTGAGTAGGGAGTATATTGAGTCTCTTCGCTATGTGAGGGAGATCCCCAGGTTTTTCAGCTTGCCCGCGGCGGGGCGCGACGTCGTAGCCGTCGTGGGGCCGAGGCGCGTGGGGAAGACGCACGTCTTGTTGAAAACCGCGGCCTCGCTTCTGGAGCGGGGGGAACAGGCGCTGTACGTCTCTTTTGAACACCTCTGGACGGCGTCTCTCGACGAAAGGAAGCTGGCGGAGGAGGTGAGGCGGGTGTACCCGTCGGGGGAGGTGCACCTATTTCTCGACGAGGTGCAGTCGTGGCCCCACTGGGATTTTAGACTTAGGTGGCTACACGACGTGAGGGACTTCAAGATCTACGTCTCGGGCTCCACCTCTGAGCTCTCCGCCGAGAGGGTGCCCTCGAGGCTTAGGGGTAGGTACATCTCCCGCCTCCTCCTCCCTCTGTCGTTCTGCGAGGTGGCCTCCGCGGCGAGGCCTGAGACGTTTAGAGAGGTGGGGGCGGCGAGGAGGCTTTTTGAGGAGTACGTCAAGTGGGGCGGCTTCCCGGAGGTGTGGCTCTCTAAGTCGCTGGATAAGGTGAGGGCTCTCGTCGACACGGTCTTCTACCGCGACGTGGTGGAGAGGCGGAGGGTGAGAGACGTGGAGGGGCTCGAGGCGCTGTTCAAGACGGTTTTGGAGAACTACGCAAACCCCGTCACGTGGCGCTCCCTCTCGCGATCGCTGGGGCTTGACGTGAAAACCACCGCGGCATACATCAGATACCTCTCAGAGTGCTACTTTGTCCACGTAGTGGAGCGGTATGGGCCCGCCCGGCGGAGGGCGAGGGCACCCCGGAAGCTGTACCTTGTGGACACCTCCTTCACTTACCTATCCAAGGCGGGGCTGGACATGGGCCGGAGGCTGGAGAATGTGGTTTATATCGAGCTTCTTAGGAAAGCCGCCGCCAGAGGCGGCAGAATCTACTACGTAGACGTCAACGGCGTGGAGGTGGACTTCGCCTACGTAGAGGGGGACGCGGTAGAGCTCTACGAGGTGGCGTACGAGCCAGACGAGAGGCATGCCGAGAAGCTGAGGAAGGCGGCGAAGAGGCTGGGGGCTAGCCGCAGTGTGTTAATAAGCTGGGATTCGGAGGACTACGGCGCGGTCCCCGCCTGGAGGTGGCTACTGGCGAACTGCCCCGCCGCCGGCCCGCCCCAGGGAGGCTTTCGTAATTTCTAA
- a CDS encoding AAA family ATPase — MAVIKLYGRERELALLGRLKPPFLAVVYGRRRIGKTALVLSFLSARPHLYFFVNPKKPRGVLLEEFGEALRRAAGLPSYVRFADWEEFFDVLFQLRGYVVAFDEFQWFLETAPEVPYILQKMWDTRVEKPSVILTGSVVGMVKRLVADAGSPLFGRADLVLELGELEPPAVFRWLGDMGVVGEEAFKLFLLFGGVPYYYRLAQQWGVRTAEEAVRLLVAGEGGPLRHEVEFVLAESLGREYRTHLAILDAVAGGATKLEQIASRAGVKATSLPPYLNDLVNLLGVLERRKSKRVYYEIRDRFYAYWLRSVYRHGDVAAGEALEEAAVRELERFYPWAFEAAVRQILPRFYPVKKVSREVVHIREGGRRVQLDVDALGVDEDRRFAVLAEAKWGAADPREIVPKLREAAEMLIPPGWTTRLAIFAKSFTAETEEADLIDLGTILQNLAQPTPSVYTPQTSKPRGGSAELDAAGGSEHGGDTRRGARRPGSGA, encoded by the coding sequence ATGGCTGTAATAAAGCTCTACGGGAGGGAGAGGGAGCTCGCCCTGCTGGGGCGTCTTAAGCCTCCTTTTCTCGCTGTGGTGTATGGCCGGAGGAGGATTGGCAAGACTGCGTTGGTGCTGTCTTTCCTCTCGGCGAGGCCCCACCTGTATTTCTTCGTCAACCCGAAGAAGCCCCGGGGGGTGTTGCTGGAGGAGTTTGGGGAGGCGCTGAGGAGGGCTGCGGGGCTCCCGAGCTACGTCCGGTTTGCGGATTGGGAGGAGTTTTTCGACGTGTTGTTCCAGCTTAGGGGGTACGTGGTGGCTTTTGACGAGTTTCAGTGGTTTTTGGAGACGGCGCCTGAGGTGCCCTACATACTGCAGAAGATGTGGGATACGCGTGTGGAGAAGCCCTCGGTTATCCTCACAGGCTCTGTGGTGGGGATGGTGAAGAGGCTTGTGGCGGACGCGGGGTCTCCCCTCTTCGGCAGGGCCGACCTCGTGCTGGAGCTGGGGGAGCTGGAGCCCCCCGCAGTGTTCCGGTGGCTGGGGGATATGGGTGTGGTGGGGGAGGAGGCCTTTAAGCTCTTTCTCCTATTCGGCGGGGTGCCCTACTATTACCGCCTTGCTCAGCAGTGGGGGGTGAGGACTGCGGAGGAGGCGGTGAGGCTTCTCGTGGCTGGCGAGGGCGGCCCCTTGAGGCACGAGGTGGAGTTCGTCCTCGCCGAGTCTCTCGGCCGGGAGTACCGCACCCACCTGGCGATTCTAGACGCCGTCGCCGGGGGCGCCACCAAGCTGGAGCAGATAGCCAGCCGCGCCGGTGTGAAGGCCACGTCTCTCCCGCCCTACCTCAACGACCTGGTTAATCTCCTAGGCGTGTTGGAGCGGCGCAAGAGCAAGAGGGTCTATTACGAGATTAGGGATAGGTTCTACGCATACTGGCTGAGGTCTGTGTATAGACACGGCGACGTGGCGGCGGGGGAGGCCCTGGAGGAGGCCGCCGTTAGGGAGCTGGAGCGTTTCTACCCGTGGGCTTTTGAAGCCGCTGTTAGGCAGATACTGCCCAGGTTCTACCCCGTCAAGAAGGTGTCCAGGGAGGTGGTGCACATCAGAGAGGGCGGTAGGCGCGTCCAGCTGGACGTAGACGCCCTGGGGGTAGACGAGGATAGGAGGTTCGCGGTGCTGGCCGAGGCTAAGTGGGGCGCCGCGGACCCCCGCGAAATAGTGCCGAAGCTCAGGGAGGCAGCGGAGATGCTCATCCCCCCAGGCTGGACGACGCGGCTGGCCATCTTCGCCAAGTCTTTCACCGCGGAGACGGAAGAGGCGGACCTCATAGACCTCGGGACCATTCTCCAAAACCTCGCCCAGCCCACCCCAAGCGTGTACACTCCTCAAACGTCAAAGCCCCGCGGCGGCTCCGCAGAGCTCGACGCCGCAGGTGGCTCTGAACACGGCGGCGACACGCGACGCGGGGCGAGGCGGCCGGGCTCCGGGGCATAG
- the purD gene encoding phosphoribosylamine--glycine ligase, with protein sequence MDRVLVVGDGAREHAIAWALSRSGVRIYAAMGHVNPGIALLAKRSGGFYRLGGVTDPKFVVGVAEEASPDLVVVGPEEPLFAGVADALRERGFLTLGAPARAAVVEQRKDVARHLQWKYKIPGRLVYHVTPDPREAYLFAKALGSAAIKPVRQAGGKGVRVVYGEVKYLEDALGEIAARGAEEAKSQLSAYRDAPQLVLVEEGVWGVEYTVQVLTDGESVFPFPPVQDNPHAYELGLGPECGGMGTVSPLPFIEEAEVEEAVAAVEATVKAVEREFGVRYTGVLSGQMMLTAMGPVVIEYYSRFGDPEALNALYLYDGDVYELFRRAAEGRLHGAERRFKNEYTVVKAVAPVGYPLDREAARGRRFDIDWALVDRVGCHVFFGSAAPSEAGGYVTLGSRAVEILAAGATVEEAYAKAEKCAAAVRGEGLFYRRDIASPDYMAAMARKAEVVRSVYKWRRRLGAPGERLVWEPGRGLVRLG encoded by the coding sequence ATGGATAGGGTGTTGGTTGTTGGCGACGGGGCGAGGGAGCACGCCATCGCCTGGGCTCTTTCCCGAAGCGGCGTGAGGATCTATGCGGCTATGGGGCACGTCAACCCCGGGATCGCCCTGCTGGCGAAGAGGAGCGGCGGCTTCTACAGACTGGGGGGCGTCACAGATCCTAAATTCGTCGTGGGGGTGGCGGAGGAGGCCTCGCCCGATCTGGTGGTGGTGGGGCCCGAGGAGCCTCTCTTCGCCGGGGTGGCCGACGCGTTGCGGGAGAGGGGTTTCCTAACCCTCGGCGCCCCTGCCAGGGCGGCTGTAGTGGAGCAGAGAAAAGACGTGGCGAGGCACCTCCAGTGGAAGTACAAAATACCGGGGAGGCTTGTTTACCACGTCACCCCCGATCCTAGGGAGGCCTACCTCTTCGCGAAGGCCCTGGGCTCCGCGGCCATTAAGCCTGTGAGACAGGCGGGGGGTAAGGGGGTCAGGGTGGTGTACGGAGAGGTTAAGTATCTAGAGGACGCGCTGGGGGAGATAGCGGCGCGGGGCGCCGAGGAGGCTAAGAGCCAGCTCTCCGCCTATAGAGACGCGCCTCAGCTGGTGCTCGTGGAGGAGGGGGTCTGGGGGGTGGAGTACACGGTGCAGGTGCTGACGGATGGAGAGTCTGTCTTCCCCTTCCCCCCGGTGCAGGACAACCCCCACGCCTACGAGCTAGGCCTCGGCCCCGAGTGCGGCGGCATGGGCACAGTATCCCCCCTCCCCTTTATAGAGGAGGCGGAGGTGGAGGAGGCCGTCGCCGCCGTGGAGGCCACCGTCAAGGCCGTGGAGAGGGAATTCGGCGTGAGGTACACCGGGGTGCTGAGCGGCCAGATGATGCTCACAGCCATGGGCCCCGTGGTGATTGAGTACTACAGCAGGTTTGGAGACCCCGAGGCGCTGAACGCCCTCTACCTATACGACGGCGACGTGTACGAACTCTTTAGGAGAGCCGCCGAGGGGAGGCTGCACGGCGCAGAGCGGCGCTTCAAAAACGAGTACACGGTGGTGAAGGCGGTGGCCCCCGTGGGGTACCCACTGGACAGAGAGGCGGCTAGGGGGAGGCGGTTCGACATCGACTGGGCCCTGGTGGATAGGGTTGGGTGCCACGTGTTCTTCGGCTCCGCGGCCCCCAGCGAGGCGGGGGGCTACGTCACCCTCGGCTCGAGGGCTGTGGAGATACTCGCCGCGGGAGCCACTGTGGAGGAGGCCTACGCCAAGGCAGAGAAGTGCGCCGCCGCGGTGAGGGGCGAGGGGCTTTTCTACAGGAGGGACATCGCATCGCCCGATTACATGGCCGCCATGGCTAGGAAGGCGGAGGTCGTCAGATCTGTCTATAAGTGGAGGCGGAGGCTGGGAGCCCCCGGGGAAAGGCTGGTCTGGGAGCCGGGTAGGGGGCTGGTGAGGCTGGGGTGA
- the cas3 gene encoding CRISPR-associated helicase Cas3' — translation MRAAVARALELARGGTDRFVLELPTGYGKTSTGPLLFRAFREAGLCWKAIHVFPLRAVLHKTLKEYVTKYSDISFTYQDGDVTLTEQGYVKSADFSIGDYILTTVDSFIHNLFKAPVSELHRIAGRSRAIHYHVPFANIYPSCVFFDEAHISALEESGKASAALEAAVSVLAEAHVPVVVMSATMGAWKKKLFRGFKFVQLGSRDREDSDTIYVHDAEFERCVSKIRYTVRKINLENVAEIAKRKVKEGKRVLIVYNNLGEAANLAKKLGGVLIHSRLTRTDRQKAENELAKADIVVGTSAIEAGVDVSFDVLISSADAPESVIQRVGRVCRKVDCNECQGEIYIFGEQADMFLPIKQWRLPYMEGSYISLLRSEINRDAGIAWLLGELSKFIYIPPDVLKKVFIKAGMSYVRSALVEACADESCKPESAFPVSLDKANELPIDKIYINGTFEKPPKEYNISWLVSAVEKYGDFPKLVLKCYVEGLGPFC, via the coding sequence ATGAGGGCCGCAGTAGCTAGGGCTCTGGAACTAGCTAGGGGAGGAACTGATCGGTTTGTGCTGGAGTTGCCTACTGGTTACGGCAAGACGAGCACAGGTCCGCTTCTCTTTAGAGCGTTTAGGGAGGCTGGTCTCTGCTGGAAGGCTATTCATGTTTTTCCTCTGCGGGCTGTGTTGCACAAGACTTTGAAAGAATATGTTACTAAATATTCAGATATTTCTTTTACATATCAAGATGGCGATGTCACTCTTACAGAGCAGGGTTATGTGAAAAGCGCCGACTTCTCGATTGGTGACTATATATTAACTACTGTTGATTCCTTTATACATAATCTTTTTAAGGCGCCAGTGTCTGAACTGCACCGTATAGCAGGTAGGTCGAGGGCGATACATTATCATGTGCCTTTTGCTAACATATACCCCTCTTGTGTATTTTTTGACGAGGCGCATATCTCGGCGCTAGAGGAGAGTGGGAAAGCTTCTGCCGCGCTGGAGGCGGCGGTTAGCGTCTTGGCTGAGGCCCATGTGCCGGTAGTGGTGATGTCAGCGACAATGGGAGCGTGGAAAAAGAAGCTCTTCAGAGGGTTTAAATTCGTCCAGCTAGGTTCCAGAGATAGGGAGGATAGCGATACCATATATGTCCACGACGCTGAGTTTGAGAGGTGTGTTTCCAAGATCAGATATACTGTAAGGAAAATCAATTTGGAGAATGTTGCTGAAATAGCTAAGCGAAAGGTCAAGGAAGGCAAAAGAGTTTTAATCGTCTACAACAACTTAGGCGAGGCGGCAAATCTTGCGAAGAAGCTAGGTGGTGTCTTGATTCACTCTAGACTAACTAGAACTGATAGGCAAAAAGCTGAAAACGAACTCGCCAAGGCGGATATCGTGGTGGGAACCTCAGCTATTGAGGCTGGCGTTGATGTGAGTTTTGATGTTTTGATATCATCGGCCGATGCGCCCGAGTCGGTGATTCAGCGTGTAGGGAGAGTCTGCCGTAAGGTGGACTGCAATGAGTGCCAAGGCGAAATTTACATATTTGGGGAGCAAGCCGACATGTTCCTCCCGATAAAGCAGTGGAGGTTGCCATATATGGAGGGAAGTTACATCTCTCTGTTAAGAAGTGAGATTAATAGAGATGCGGGGATTGCGTGGCTCCTGGGAGAACTCTCTAAGTTTATCTATATACCTCCAGATGTCTTAAAAAAGGTCTTTATAAAAGCTGGGATGTCGTATGTGAGGTCCGCACTAGTAGAGGCTTGTGCTGATGAGTCATGTAAGCCTGAGAGTGCTTTCCCAGTATCTCTTGATAAAGCTAATGAATTGCCTATTGATAAGATCTATATCAATGGAACTTTCGAAAAGCCACCTAAGGAGTATAACATAAGTTGGCTGGTCTCGGCTGTAGAGAAATATGGGGACTTTCCAAAGCTAGTGCTCAAGTGTTATGTCGAAGGACTTGGTCCTTTCTGTTGA
- a CDS encoding DevR family CRISPR-associated autoregulator, whose product MYVSFGFRFRAEVEALNMAEAVGNYTRHRTAPVMVIERDQDGRVIAYKVTMAPAVSGQSIAFGFMSALVKLANQRNLPVCDECQNYSKLGGFFKRADRPEIGRDERIRTCVVEDVTGFMATKERGGGEKGGMIRRTSPVMFSYMVPDSYSARGVVMPQLHVRYNLQNPQQQVPYQVEAGTAIYIHGVAIDVERIGRFEDSDGYVGDRKARIEAVFDALKALYGGLLFGAKKARYTPIFEALGGIAAISHPIPFTVSPPRMRDYVEENAKRAAAYIGEVSLFCFDKEGITSCGKTGDKVKAVSNLEELINSVKDLVLNKIK is encoded by the coding sequence ATGTACGTCTCGTTCGGATTCAGATTCAGAGCTGAGGTTGAGGCTTTGAACATGGCGGAGGCTGTAGGCAACTATACGCGCCATAGGACGGCGCCAGTGATGGTGATAGAGCGGGATCAAGACGGCAGAGTAATCGCGTATAAGGTTACTATGGCGCCTGCGGTCTCTGGCCAGTCGATAGCCTTTGGCTTTATGTCGGCATTGGTTAAACTAGCTAATCAGCGGAATCTACCTGTTTGTGATGAATGTCAGAATTATAGCAAATTGGGCGGATTCTTCAAAAGAGCCGATAGGCCGGAGATCGGGAGGGACGAACGTATAAGGACGTGTGTGGTAGAGGACGTGACCGGCTTTATGGCGACCAAAGAGCGGGGGGGCGGCGAAAAGGGTGGAATGATAAGGAGGACCTCGCCTGTTATGTTTAGCTATATGGTGCCCGACTCTTATAGTGCTAGGGGCGTCGTAATGCCGCAACTACATGTTAGGTATAACTTACAGAATCCTCAGCAACAGGTGCCATACCAGGTAGAAGCCGGTACTGCAATATATATACACGGGGTGGCAATAGATGTTGAGAGAATAGGTAGGTTCGAGGATTCCGACGGCTATGTAGGTGACAGGAAGGCAAGGATTGAGGCAGTTTTCGATGCGTTGAAGGCACTCTACGGCGGGCTGTTGTTTGGCGCGAAAAAGGCGCGATATACGCCTATCTTTGAAGCACTAGGCGGCATCGCCGCGATCTCACACCCAATACCATTTACTGTGAGCCCGCCGCGTATGAGAGATTATGTCGAGGAAAATGCAAAGAGGGCGGCGGCATATATCGGCGAGGTTTCTCTATTCTGCTTTGACAAGGAGGGCATAACTAGTTGTGGAAAAACTGGAGACAAAGTAAAGGCCGTTTCTAACCTGGAAGAGCTAATTAACTCAGTCAAAGATTTAGTGCTGAATAAAATTAAATGA
- a CDS encoding PaREP1 family protein produces MKNGLYRNAAGEAFQAVKALLAAAAQQRERLAGLYPGEGRAGRGRRVAKVDLVIAMMPTTRMKEVAQHLGDEELERAVEKALDLHQFQHSGLDPEGGLSRYGSLDQVERDVEDVVEYVRRAAARPTP; encoded by the coding sequence TTGAAAAACGGCCTGTACAGAAACGCGGCCGGCGAGGCGTTTCAAGCAGTGAAGGCCCTCCTGGCCGCGGCGGCTCAGCAAAGGGAAAGGCTCGCCGGCCTCTACCCCGGCGAGGGGAGGGCGGGGCGGGGCCGCCGGGTGGCTAAGGTAGATCTGGTAATCGCCATGATGCCCACCACCAGGATGAAAGAGGTGGCCCAGCACCTAGGCGACGAGGAGCTGGAGCGGGCCGTGGAAAAGGCCCTGGACCTGCACCAGTTCCAGCACAGCGGCCTCGACCCCGAGGGGGGTCTGTCGCGCTACGGATCGCTGGATCAGGTTGAGAGAGATGTAGAAGACGTAGTGGAATACGTCAGAAGAGCCGCGGCGCGGCCGACACCATAA
- the cas5 gene encoding CRISPR-associated protein Cas5, with translation MRYILLKTEFYSPYTSVQFFAEHGSGSIVPPPSTLIGALAAVYYYPVEREIEDEFVSRVKYVTFHVPPYTVVENISRHFTLFSQRKERLKALRAAIDVVAGARELDAAVLKIFTNYGGLRLKKNESVEEALQRMRSSGMTDIDIALTAVQVLLAPATRTETYFWEPAYILYVVDDDLKIEPTGIMRIGPKESIVSVTELKIKNLQRINERIRTRFYVPVRALEGMCGTCNVVYMAQRPGGDPEKVGVEPYYVPRSAPDMSIEGSPAHGWAAVEIEAEDVTLRAIVPEYVAP, from the coding sequence ATGAGGTACATATTGCTTAAGACTGAGTTTTACTCGCCATACACCTCTGTCCAGTTCTTCGCAGAACATGGTAGCGGATCTATAGTTCCACCGCCATCGACATTGATAGGCGCGCTCGCTGCAGTTTACTACTACCCAGTCGAGAGAGAGATTGAAGACGAATTTGTTTCTAGAGTAAAATATGTTACTTTCCATGTTCCGCCATATACCGTTGTTGAAAATATCTCACGACATTTTACTTTGTTTAGCCAGAGGAAAGAGAGGCTTAAGGCATTAAGGGCAGCCATAGATGTAGTGGCTGGTGCAAGGGAGCTAGATGCCGCGGTATTAAAGATCTTCACAAATTATGGCGGTCTTAGGTTGAAAAAGAACGAGAGCGTAGAGGAGGCGCTTCAGAGGATGCGCAGTTCTGGAATGACAGATATTGATATCGCTTTGACCGCTGTACAGGTGTTGTTGGCTCCAGCTACGCGAACTGAGACGTATTTCTGGGAACCGGCCTATATTCTATATGTTGTTGACGACGATCTTAAGATAGAACCTACTGGAATAATGAGGATAGGTCCTAAGGAATCGATTGTCTCTGTGACGGAGCTTAAGATCAAGAATTTACAGAGGATTAATGAGAGGATAAGAACCAGATTTTACGTGCCGGTTAGGGCACTAGAGGGAATGTGCGGAACGTGCAACGTGGTCTATATGGCTCAGAGACCCGGTGGTGACCCTGAGAAGGTTGGTGTTGAGCCTTACTACGTTCCTCGTAGCGCGCCCGATATGAGTATTGAGGGATCCCCAGCCCATGGGTGGGCCGCTGTGGAGATCGAGGCTGAGGATGTAACTCTGAGAGCTATTGTGCCCGAATATGTCGCGCCGTAA
- a CDS encoding CRISPR-associated endonuclease Cas3'' — MSKDLVLSVDCLSVDCLAGPCEPLEKHSVEVATCVEKRGQLVAKKIARVFGASEDEVLDLMVFGALAHDVGKSDVTFKGSNGFYPMHEARSTAFVLYVFDKAGLRPSCSLEGRSLADLVLAMVALHHYSHKDYRISKPVGLTPRCPLNWFLEWAPKTQLGRRIREIALSVRDVSETQCHADIISTIGKPLNTKLSMAVSALLGVLGKCDVEVAKRNRCD; from the coding sequence ATGTCGAAGGACTTGGTCCTTTCTGTTGATTGCTTGTCTGTTGATTGCCTGGCTGGACCGTGCGAGCCTCTGGAGAAGCATTCAGTAGAGGTAGCTACATGTGTTGAGAAGAGAGGCCAATTAGTGGCAAAGAAGATAGCCAGGGTATTTGGAGCTAGTGAGGACGAGGTCCTCGATCTGATGGTGTTCGGAGCTCTGGCTCATGACGTTGGCAAATCAGATGTAACATTCAAGGGAAGCAATGGGTTTTATCCCATGCATGAAGCTAGGTCTACTGCATTTGTGTTATATGTCTTTGATAAAGCAGGTTTGCGTCCCAGCTGTTCTCTTGAGGGAAGATCTCTGGCAGACTTAGTGCTCGCCATGGTTGCTTTACATCATTATTCCCACAAGGATTATCGGATTAGTAAACCCGTGGGACTGACGCCTAGATGTCCGCTTAATTGGTTTTTGGAGTGGGCACCTAAAACCCAGCTGGGGAGAAGAATACGCGAAATAGCGTTAAGCGTGCGTGATGTTTCAGAAACACAATGCCATGCCGACATCATAAGTACTATCGGCAAGCCGCTTAATACAAAATTAAGTATGGCTGTCTCCGCACTTCTTGGTGTATTAGGTAAATGCGACGTGGAAGTAGCTAAGCGAAATAGATGTGACTAA